One part of the Bdellovibrio bacteriovorus genome encodes these proteins:
- a CDS encoding N-acetylmuramoyl-L-alanine amidase family protein yields MNFPFLKQSLGALLILCSPSAFALHIMLDPGHGGVDTGAVYGGAKEAELVLKVAQKLQTLLAKDEKFKVTMTRTSDRNLSLPERVKMAEGSKADLFVSLHANAASDQRAKGVEFFFQNNLPPDEDALFLASQENQMVLNSRELHDISGGDELSKKGDVAAIVEDLHRQNRLSSSLRLTQTLTQVWGTDNNAAQATIKQAPFYVISKTTMPSVLIEIGFLTNPREAKKLVSAEYQNDLAQKIYTALQSYKEKMDNHTAKSLN; encoded by the coding sequence ATGAACTTTCCGTTTCTGAAACAAAGCCTTGGTGCTTTGCTTATTCTTTGCTCCCCTTCTGCGTTTGCTCTGCACATTATGCTGGATCCCGGCCATGGTGGTGTTGATACGGGAGCGGTGTATGGCGGAGCGAAAGAAGCGGAACTGGTTTTGAAAGTCGCACAAAAGCTGCAGACTTTATTAGCCAAAGATGAAAAGTTCAAAGTCACCATGACGCGCACAAGTGATCGCAATCTGTCTTTGCCTGAGCGTGTGAAAATGGCCGAAGGATCCAAGGCGGACTTGTTCGTCAGTTTGCACGCCAATGCCGCTTCCGATCAGCGCGCCAAGGGTGTTGAGTTCTTCTTCCAAAACAATCTGCCACCCGATGAAGATGCACTGTTTTTAGCCAGCCAGGAAAATCAGATGGTTCTTAACAGCCGCGAGCTGCATGACATCTCTGGAGGCGACGAGCTTTCCAAAAAAGGCGACGTGGCAGCGATTGTGGAAGACCTGCATCGTCAAAACCGTCTCAGCAGCAGCCTGCGCCTGACACAAACCCTGACGCAGGTGTGGGGCACGGACAATAACGCGGCTCAAGCCACGATCAAACAGGCCCCATTCTATGTGATCTCAAAAACGACAATGCCTTCGGTTTTGATTGAAATCGGCTTTTTGACCAACCCGCGTGAAGCCAAAAAGCTGGTCAGCGCAGAATATCAAAACGATCTTGCCCAAAAAATCTACACCGCCCTCCAGTCCTACAAAGAAAAGATGGACAACCACACCGCAAAATCCTTAAATTAG